Sequence from the [Bacteroides] pectinophilus genome:
TAGCGATTCCAGCTTCGTGTAGTCGGGTTGCAGACTACAGTCCGAACTGGGACGCTGTTTTTGGGATTTGCTCGGCCTCGCGGCATTGCTTCCCTTTGTTGAGCGCCATTGTAGCACGTGTGTAGCCCAGGTCATAAGGGGCATGATGATTTGACGTCATCCCCACCTTCCTCCGGGTTATCCCCGGCAGTCTCCACAGAGTGCCCAGCCGAACTGCTGGCTACTGAGGATAGGGGTTGCGCTCGTTGCGGGACTTAACCCAACATCTCACGACACGAGCTGACGACAACCATGCACCACCTGTCTCTCCTGTCCCGAAGGACCGGAAGCATTACCTTCCGTTCAGGAGGATGTCAAGACCTGGTAAGGTTCTTCGCGTTGCTTCGAATTAAACCACATGCTCCACCGCTTGTGCGGGTCCCCGTCAATTCCTTTGAGTTTCATTCTTGCGAACGTACTCCCCAGGTGGAATACTTATTGCGTTTGCTGCGGCACCGAAGCTCTTATGAGCCCCGACACCTAGTATTCATCGTTTACGGCGTGGACTACCAGGGTATCTAATCCTGTTTGCTCCCCACGCTTTCGAGCCTCAGTGTCAGTTACAGTCCAGCAGGCCGCCTTCGCCACCGGTGTTCCTCCTAATATCTACGCATTTCACCGCTACACTAGGAATTCCGCCTGCCCCTCCTGCACTCAAGCTGCGCAGTTTCAAGAGCAGTCCCGGGGTTGAGCCCCGGGCTTTCACTCCTGACTTGCACAGCCACCTACACTCCCTTTACACCCAGTAAATCCGGATAACGCTTGCCCCCTACGTATTACCGCGGCTGCTGGCACGTAGTTAGCCGGGGCTTCTTGGTCAGGTACCGTCATTATCTTCCCTGCTGACAGAGCTTTACATACCGAAATACTTCTTCGCTCACGCGGCGTCGCTGCATCAGAGTTTCCTCCATTGTGCAATATTCCCCACTGCTGCCTCCCGTAGGAGTCTGGGCCGTGTCTCAGTCCCAATGTGGCCGGTCACCCTCTCAGGTCGGCTACCGATCGCGGTCTTGGTGGGCCGTTACCCCGCCAACTAACTAATCGGACGCGGGTCCATCCCAGACCACCGGAGTTTTTCACACCGTGCCATGCGGCACTGTGCGCTTATGCGGTATTAGCAGTCGTTTCCGACTGTTATCCCCCGGTCTGGGGCAGGTTACCCACGCGTTACTCACCCGTCCGCCACTCAGTCACAAAATCATCAATCCGAAGAAATCTGATTAAGTGCTTCGTTCGACTTGCATGTGTTAAGCACGCCGCCAGCGTTCATCCTGAGCCAGGATCAAACTCTCATAAAAAGTGTTTAACCTGGATCAGCTTGTGCTGGTCCAAATAATCTTACCCTTGTCTGCCTGATTGCTCAGACAGTTACTGTTTTTAAGGAATGTAATCTTGCAAAAGATTACATTGTTCGTTTCTGAAATTCTTTTTGAATTTTCAGGGTTGTCTTACTATTCAGTTATCAATGTACTGTTATTAATCATCAAATGCTTTGCTTGAGATTACCTTAGCTTACTCAAAAGCTTTTGTGTTACTCTCTCGCGACAGCTTTAATAGATTACCATCATTCTTTTCATTTGTCAACAACTTTTTTCATATTTTTCAAAACTTTTTTTGAAGTCATACAAATCAGTTGTTAAGGATGATGGTTAACGCAGAAGGAGGGATTTGAACCCTCGCGCCGCTATTAACGACCTGCACCCTTTCCAGGGGTGTCCCTTCAGCCTCTTGGGTACTTCTGCAAACCGCAGCAGCTCATGCTGCGTCAAAGTCAAAATAGCTGATACAAATATATGTTATTAGGCAAAATAAAACCACTTGCCAGTGTAATGTAAAACACACCTCAGTGGTCTTATCGAAGCGGAGAGGATGGGATTCGAACCCATGCGCCCGTGAAGACAAACGGTTTTCAAGACCGCCCCGTTATGACCGCTTCGGTACCTCTCCATTAGCTGACTGCTCATCAGCGACTTGATTATATTATCATCTCTTTTATGATATGTCAACAACTTTTTTCATATTTTTTCACTTTTTTAAAAATAACTCTGCAATGCCAATGTCTTCCGGTGTTGTAACCTTTATATTACGGTAGCTTCCTTCGCTCATATATACCTTTTTATCCGTATAACGCTCTACCAGCATTGCATCATCAGTTATATGCTTTTGTTCCGGTTTGTCTTCCAGCATTGAGCAATACGCTCCCCATATAAGCCTGAAATCAAACACCTGCGGAGTCTGGATCATCCATAATGTATTTCTGTCAGGCGTAGAAACAGCAAAATGTGCATTGTCCGCTATCTTTATTGTATCCTTGACCGGCATTGCCGCAACGCAGGCTCCATAATTACCCACATCAGCTCTCAGGCGCTTTAACATATCCGGATCGATGCAGGGTCTCGCTCCATCATGTATATATACCGATATACCACCGGCTTCATATGCATCATCTTCAGCGCAGCGTCCGGCAATCAGCTTAAGTCCATTATACACAGAATCATATCGCTGTGCTCCGCCATGTACTATTCCTGTGACTTTGTCAATTGAATATCTGCCGGCAATATCATTTTTCACATAATCAGTATCATCCTTACGGCACACTATAATAATCTCATCTATAAAACTTTGCTGAAAAGCTGCAAGCGAATAATACAGAAGTGGCTTTCCTGCCACATCCATATACTGCTTGGGTATATCGCTGTTCATGCGGGCCCCGCGTCCTCCCGCCAGTACTATGGCTATATTCTTCACTGCAACCTCCTTAAGATATTGGTAGTAATCAGATTCTCTCGCCAAGCTTCAGATTAGGCACTGCATTAAGATCCCATCCGTGGCGCACTCCCTTTTTATACTCATAATAAGCTGCCGCACCAATCATAGCTGCATTATCCGTACAGAATATCGGGGATGGCGAATAGAACTTAACACCTGTCTTATCACATTCTTTCTGAAGTGCTGCCCTGAGTGCGGAATTAGATGCAACTCCACCGGCAATTGCAAGTGTATCCATATTATATTCCTTTACAGCATGCATCGCCCTGCTTACAAGTGCATCAACAACAGCCTTCTGGAATGATGCCACTAAGTCTGCCCTGTTTATCTCTTCACCTTTCATCTCACATGAATTAATATAATTAAGTACTGCTGATTTAATTCCGCTGAAAGAAAAATCATATTCCGAGCCATCTACATGCGCCCTTGGGAATGCTATCGCGTCCGGATTGCCTTCCTTGGCAAGCTTATCTACCTTTGGTCCTCCCGGATATCCAAGTCCTACCGCTCTTGCGACCTTATCGAATGCCTCTCCTGCCGCATCATCCCTTGTGCGGCCTATTATCTCATACTCACCATAATCCTTTACTATTACGAGATGCGTATGTCCTCCTGATACAACAAGTGCTGCAAATGGCGGCTTCAGCTCAGGATGTTCTATATAATTGGCAGATATATGCCCTTCTATATGATGCACTCCTACCAGCGGTTTGTGCTTTGCAAATGCTATTGCCTTAGCCTCAGCAACCCCCACAAGGAGTGCTCCGACCAGTCCCGGGCCATACGTCACGCCTATCGCCGTTATGTCATCCAGTGTTACATCTGCCTCCTGTAATGCAAGTTCAATCACCTGGTTAATCTGTTCCATATGTTTTCTTGATGCTATCTCCGGTACCACTCCGCCATAAAGTGTATGAAGCGCTATCTGTGAAGAAATCACATTAGACAACACAGTTCTGCCATTCAGCACTACTGATGCTGCTGTCTCATCACAGGAGCTTTCTATAGCAAGTATAAGAACATCTCCGTCATTAGCAGTTATATTATCCTCATGGCACTCACTTCTTGCAAATGTCTGTGCCGTATTAGTTATGATTATATCATCATCTTTTTTCATATCATCTTACCACCATAATATCAGTCATCACTTATCTTGGCAGAAGTTGCAAGCTCCCAATACAGAATCTTCCATCTGCCATCGTCATCTTTTCTCATCTTATAGCTGTGGTATGCATTATTAAGGCTGTTGCCCTCTCTCACAAAATAAAGAACCGTACCTATTGCATATGATTTGCCCGCAATAGTCTTATATTCAAAATTAACAGAACTGTCAACCTTATAATCTGACACATATCTTCCAAGCGACCTGTAATTATCTACATCAGCCTTGAGGGCATCAATATACTCCTGATCCGTCTGCTTTCCCTTAAGTTCATTATCAAAAAGCTTACGTGCCTGCATTCCCAGCTTTTCAACCTGTTCGTCAGTTGTGCCGGATGCATAAAATGCCTGTGTTATACGGGCATAAAGCTTAAGCACGTCCCTAGGTGATTCAGGATAATTATTATCAATATCAAGCGTTACAAGCTCCGCTGCTGATGAATTGCCTGATGTCGCAACAGTATTCTCCTGCTTGCCTGAATCTGAGTTACGGTTGGAAAGATAATAATAGTATCCGAGAACAAGTGCAGCCATGATAACCACAAGTACTATCGTTTTAACGTGTTTTTTCATACAAACCTCCGTTCTGCAGGATCGAATCCTGCACAAATCCTGCGTATGTCCGAATATTATTCCTGTTCAAAACCAAGCTCTACGGACAATCCGTCCTTGCCTGCTCTTGTGGCAGGAAATATATCGGTTGCGCTGCGTATATATTCTTTCGGTCTGACAAGAGACGGACTGTAATGTGTAAGCCACATCTGCTTCACTCCCGCTTCCTTTGCGAGCTTTGCCGCCTCTGAGAATGTCATATGCTTATATTTGCGTGCATTGCCGTCTTTGTCATTATCTCCGTACATTCCCTCACATATGAACAGATCCGCACCCGATGCATTCTCCGCAATAGCTTTCACAGGTCTTGAATCAGTACAGTACGTTACTTTAATTCCTTTTCTTGACTCTCCCATTACCATGTCAGGCGTATATACATTTCCATCTGATTCAACCGTCTGTCCATGCTGGAGTCTGTTCCAGCAGCTCTTTGGTATTCCTCTTGCTACTGCCTGTTCAACATTGAATCTTCCGGTCCTTGCTATGCTTACCGAGTAGCCATAGCATGTAACGGCATGATTAACCTTAAATGCATCGATTATATATCCGCTGAGTTCAAAATGCTCCTGTGGATTCTCAAGCTCGATACATCTGATCTCAAACGGCAGTTCAGGCGCAATAACTCTCAGGGCATTCACGACTTTGGTAAGCCCCTTTGGACCTATTATAGTCAAAGGCTCCGTCCTGTCAGCATTGCCCATGGTCAGCAGCAGTCCCGGAAGACCGCTTATGTGATCCGCATGAAAATGTGTAATGCACAGAATATCAATAGGTTTAAAGCTCCAGCCTTTCTCTTTTACCGCCACCTGCGTTCCCTCACCGCAGTCTATCAGAAGACTGCTGCCGTTGTACCGCAGCATAAGCGATGTGAGCCACCTTCCCGGAAGTGGCATCATTCCGCTCGTTCCGAGCAAACATACATCAAGCATCATTACTCCTTCATTCTTATAATATCTTAGACATTACATATGCGTCTTCTACCGGCTTTTCGTAGAAATTCTTTCTCACTCCTATATTGTGGAAGCCTTCTGTCTCATACAGATGCTTTGCAGCCTCATTACCTGCGCGTACTTCGAGGAAGAATATATTAACATTCTTTTCAAGTCCGCGTTTTACAAGTTCCTGCATAAGCGCACGCGCAATGCCATTCTTTCTGTAATGTTCATCAACTGCGACATTGACTATATTTCCTTCTCCGAGTACCGTCCACATACCGCAGTATCCGGCAATTCTGCCGTCTGTTTCGCATACAATATAAACATTGTCAGGTGTATTCATCGCATCCTGAAGTGATTTTCTTGACCACGGAATTGAAAAAATGCTTTTCTCGATTGCCGAAACCTCATCAAGATCTCTCTCTTCCATCTGCCTTATAGTCCAGTCCATCTATGCCTCATTCCTGTCTGCGCGCTCACGTTCCGCCTGTGAAGGTCTCAGATAGTCAGGAACATGTTCAGCCGCATCTGCCGCAAGCCCCATATTGGCAAGCTGTACGCCTCGTACGGCAACACTTGCTGCTCTCGGCATTACATTGTGATCCGCCGCTATTATTGCATCAATGTTAAGTGCTGATTCTATCAGTTCTCTGTACATATATACGGCATCACCTGCAAATACGACCGGACGCCCAAGCTGATTAAGCTTTTCCATAACCTCCTGCGCTGCAAGCAATGACTGATTCATTATAATCTCCAGGTTTCCGCCATCATTGTAGTTGAAGCGGTATATTCCCGCGTATACATTGCCCCTTCTTGCATCCATTATAGGACATACAATACGGTCTGTTCCGGATACATTCATAGCCAGTCCCTCAAGCGTCGGGACAGATACCACCGGCTTACCCAGAGCAAGACCTATTCCCTTGCCTGTAGCAGAGCCTATTCGTAATCCCGTAAAAGACCCCGGTCCTGCAGATACTGCAATAAGGTCTATGCTCTCAACGGGTGTCCCCGTCATAGTACAGATACTGTCTATCATCGGAAGCAGTGTCTGCGAATGCGTCTGTTTAAAATTAGTACTGTATTCAGCCGTAACAGTATTATCCGTAAGTATTGCTGCAGATGCTGTTACCGATGAACTTTCAATTGCTAATACTCTCATAATTCATTAAGTCCTCTGACTGTTATTTTACGATAATCAAATCCTTTATCAAGCACTTTTTCAATAGTTATCATTATCGTCTCCTGCGGAAGCAGTTCCGCAATAAGGTGCCCCCATTCAACAAGGCATACGCCGTCTGAGAAAAAATATTCCTCATAACCTATCTCATCCATCTCCGTCACATCACCAATGCGATAGACATCAAAATGATAGAACGGCAGTCTTCCTCCATTATACTCCTGCACAATTGTAAATGTAGGACTGTTGACAGGCTCCGTTATTCCAAGCCCGGCTGCAAATCCCTGTGTAAATACCGTCTTGCCAACCCCCAGGTCGCCATCCAGACAGTATATCTGTCCCGGACAGGCTCCGACCGCAAGTTTTTTACCAAGATTGTAAGTATCTTCTGAACTAAACGATTCAATTATCATTATCTGTCAGCCCCGTTTCTATTCCACATAAACTATTTTATTGAAACTTTATATCTGCCAATACCATCAGTCATGACCTTACGTATATCCGCAAGTTTATCTGTAACTTCATTCTTTGGTATTATATTGGCTCTTGTAGGTGTAAAGTAGATAAGTATACATCTGCCCGTATCCTTCACCCTGTATACACGTTTCCATTCAACATGTGCTTCATCTTCACCCATCTTCACCGTTATTCCGCTCTCATCAAGCAGATAATGCATAGGTTTTGCAAACTGCTCCGAAGCAGCTGCCTTCTTAGAGTGAGTTACCAACTGCAACGGTATCACCACAATGAAAACAATTCCAAACAGCAGTGCAAGCAGTGCAAATGTCAGACTCATTGTGTCCTGATGCATAACGGCGTATACGCCAAGTCCAAGCATCATAAGCCCCAGAATTATCTCACACCACCCACTGAGCGAGTGATATTTGTGGTAGAACTTATAGTTCATAATATCATCAGCTTTAACATTTATATCAAATTCAACCTTCACTATTAATCTCCATTCTACAGGCACGTATCCTGCTATTTAAAAAACTTGCTGAGTCTGCTTAAGTCAAGCTCGCCGTTACTGCCGGACCGGTTATTGTTACCGCCATTGCGTCCGTTGTTCCTTCCCCTTGTGCCATTCTTAGAGTTACCGCTGCCCTTATGTCCTGAACGCTTCTGCTCTCTTGCAGCATCAGCCTTGGCATAAGCAGCTTTGGCAGCTTCCGGTCTTCCGGTAAATGCATCCGTATTCTCGTCAATCCGCATTGTAAGTGAGATTCTCGCCTTGGCTGCATCTACATCAAGCACCTTGACATCTACTATATCACCGACGCTTACGGCATCAAGAGGATGCTCTATTCTTCTGTTGGAAATCTGTGATATATGTACAAGTCCGTCCTGATGCACTCCTATATCAACAAACGCACCAAAATCAATCACATTGCGAACCGTTCCCTTGAGTATCATTCCCGGCTTAAGGTCCTTCATATCAAGAACATCCTTACGCAGAATAGGCTTCGGCATAGACTCTCTCGGATCTCGTCCCGGCTTTTCAAGTTCCTTTACAATATCTTCAAGTGTAATCTCACCTACCGAAAGCCGCTCCGCCATCTCCTGCATGCTGTCAATCTTACTGTGAAGCTGCGCAAGTTCGCCGGACGTAATTGCATTAACATCATAACCAAGCAGCTTAAGAAGCTGTGCCGCAGCGTCATAACTCTCAGGATGTACACTTGTTGAATCAAGCGGATTATCTCCTCCCTGTATTCTCATAAATCCTGCACACTGCTCGTATGCCTTAGGTCCAAGCTTCGCCACCTTAAGAAGCTGCTTTCTGTTGGTAAATCTTCCGTTCTTCTCTCTGTAGTCTACAATATTCTTAGCTACCGTCTTGGATATACCCGAAATGTATTCAAGCAGTGAAGCTGATGCCGTATTAAGATCAACTCCGACCTGGTTAACGCAGTCCTCTACAACTCCGGTAAGTGCTTCTCCGAGCTTCTTCTGGTTCATATCGTGCTGGTACTGTCCGACACCTATTGACTTAGGATCAATCTTAACAAGCTCTGCAAGCGGATCCTGAAGACGGCGTGCTATAGAAACCGCACTTCTTTGTGCAACATCAAAATCAGGGAATTCCTCTGTTGCAAGCTTACTTGCCGAATATACTGAAGCTCCGGCCTCGTTAGTTATTACATACTCTACACTGTCATCCAGTTCCTTAATAAGGTCAACTATAATCTGTTCCGACTCTCTTGATGCAGTTCCGTTACCTACCGATATTACAGAAACTCCGTATTTTTTGATGAGCCTCTTAAGCTCTGCCTTCGCTTCTGCCACCTTATTATGTGGCTCTGTAGGATATATCACCTTCGTATCAAGTACCTTGCCCGTAGGGTCTACAACTGCAAGCTTGCATCCTGTACGGAATGCAGGATCCCAGCCAAGTACAACCTTGCCTGCAATAGGCGGCTGCATGAGAAGCTGGTGAAGGTTCTTACCAAACACCTTAATAGCTCCCTCCTGTGCATCATCTGTAAGGCTGCTCCTTATCTCCCTTTCAATCGCAGGTGCTATAAGTCTTGAATAGCTGTCAGCTATTGCTTCTGTTATAACAGGAGTTGTAAATTCATTCTCACCCGTCAGTGTCTTTTTCTCAAGATATCTGAGTATTCTGTCCTCAGGTGCTTCTATCTTAACTGTAAGGAACTTCTCATCTTCTCCTCTGTTAATTGCAAGGACTCTGTGTCCTGCTATTCTGCTGAGAGGCTCCGAAAATTCATAATACATCTCATATACAGACTCCGCCTTTTCATCCTTGGCAGCCGTAACAAGAGTTCCTTCCTTCATCGTAATATCTCTTATATATGTTCTGTAATCCGCCACATCAGAAATGCGTTCCGCAATTATATCCTTAGCTCCATCTATTGCATCCTTAACACTCTTGACCGTATCGTCATTAACATAGCCTGCTGCATTCTGCTCCACAGGCTCTGCTGCATTCTGCTCCATGATATAATCTGCAAGCGGTTCAAGCCCTTTCTCCTTAGCTATTGTTGCTCTTGTTCTCTTCTTCTGCTTATAAGGTCTGTAAAGATCTTCGACAAGAACCATCGTCTCTGCCTGAAGTATCTGTGCCTTAAGTTCATCAGTAAGCTTTCCCTGCTCCTCTATTGATGAAATAACAGCTTCTTTTCTATCTTCAAGATTGCGAAGATACTTAAGCCTCTCGTCAAGATTACGAAGCACCTCATCATTCATGCTTCCCGTAACTTCTTTACGATATCTGGCTATAAACGGAATCGTACATCCTTCATCTATAAGTCCGACAGCCGCTTCAACCTGGCTCACTTTAACATTAAGTTCTTCCGCAAGTTTCTTATTAATATCCATTATGTCCTCCAGTGCCGGATAGCTCCGGTAATTTGCATATATTATACCAAAAACACCGATTGTTTGCAATCAATAGCCATTTTTGGTATAATACATGGAAATAACACCGGATTTATCCCCGGTGCAGAACAGACATGCCCATAAAGCGGACAGGAACGGAGATTAAGATGGACGATTATAACTACGATGAGAATGATAATACAATAAACCAGCAGCCACAACAGACTCCACCACCAATGCAGCAGCCACAGCAGCCTTTTTACCAGATGCCTCCACAGATGCAGCCGGTTCCTCCAAGACCTAAGAATGGTTTTGCAACTGCTTCGCTTGTATTCGGTATACTTGCAGCTCCCGGTTGTATGACCGTGTGGTTCGGAATCATATTTGCCGTTATTGCAATTGTATTTGCAATCATATCCAGAATTAATGTTGGTCATTTTGATGGCAAGGCAACCGCCGGACTGACACTCGGAATGATATTTCTGATATTATCACTGCTCCTGTTCTGGATGGTTCTTGTAATGTTACAGAATCCCGAATTCATGGAACAGATGAATTCTATTATGCAGCAGTACCAGCAGGAATACAGCATTCCATATGATGGTACATCAGGCAACACACTTCATATTATGAATATTTTCAGATAATATCTAATATCCATTCCGGTATTTAACATATTATGCAAAGCGTGCCATATAACAAAAACAGCAAAAAGCTTCCGCCGCCGGCAATTCATCAATCATGAATCGTCCGTGCAGCGGAAGCTTTTTAATTTAGATTTTTATTTTGACTGATTTACTTCTGGATGAAGAGGTCATAGATAGCTCTGATTGCATCCTCAAAATATCTGTTGCGCACACCAATGATGATATTAAGCTCACTTGAGCCCTGATCAATCATCTTAATGTTAATCTTAGCATTGGCAAGTGCTCCAAGAATATTGCTTGCAATACCTGAGTTATTACGCATTCCGCGTCCAACAACAGCAATAAGTGCAATGTCTGCCTCAAGATCTATTGAATCAGGCTGCACCGCTCTGTGCAGCTCAGCAAGCACCTTCTGCTCCTTATCAATAAATTCGTCCTTATGTACAACAATTGTCATTGTATCAATTCCTGAAGGCATATGTTCGAATGAGATACCGTTTTCCTCAAACACCTGAAGGACTTTACGTCCAAAGCCTATCTCAGAATTCATCATGTCCTTCTCAATATTGATTGCAACGAAGTCCTTCTTACCTGCAATACCTGTGATGATGTGCTCAGGATTATGACATGTATTCTCAACTATCATTGTTCCTGCATCCTCAGGTGCATTAGTGTTACGGATATTAATCGGAATTCCTTCCTTACGCACAGGGAAGATGGCATCCTCATGAAGTACTGAAGCACCCATGTATGAAAGCTCACGAAGCTCTTTATATGTAATTATTGTAATTCCCTTAGGATTCTCAATAAGTCTTGGATCAGCCATAAGGAAACCTGATACATCCGTCCAGTTCTCGTATACATTAGCACTTGCAGCCTTAGCTACAATTGAGCCTGTTACGTCTGAGCCGCCTCTTGAAAATGTCTTAACGCTGGCATCAGGCTTTGCACCATAGAAGCCCGGAATAACTGCACGTTCTGTCTTTGCAAGCTTTGCTGAGAGCACCTTCTGTGTCTTATCAGCATCAAAAGCTCCATTCTTATCAAAGAAAATTACTGTAGCTGCATCAATGAACTCATATCCGATATAATTAGCCATAACTATACCATTAAGATATTCACCTCTTGATGCTGCATAGTCCTTACCTGCCTTAGCAGCAAAATTCTTCCTGATAACAGTAAATTCTTCATCAAGTGAAAGCTTAAGCTTAAGTCCATGGATAATCTCCATGTATCTTTCCTTAATCTCCTTAAGTTCCTTATCGAAAGGCTTGCCTTCCTCTGCAAGCGCATAGCACTTGTAAAGCATGTCCGTAACCTTTGTATCTTCCTTAAAACGCTTACCCGGTGCAGAAGGAACAACATATCTTCTATCCGCATCAGCCTTAATTATGTCTCCGACCTTCTTGAACTGCTCAGCACTTGCGAGTGAGCTTCCGCCGAACTTTACTACCTTTATCATCCTCATATCCTCCTGTTTAT
This genomic interval carries:
- the ispD gene encoding 2-C-methyl-D-erythritol 4-phosphate cytidylyltransferase, producing the protein MKNIAIVLAGGRGARMNSDIPKQYMDVAGKPLLYYSLAAFQQSFIDEIIIVCRKDDTDYVKNDIAGRYSIDKVTGIVHGGAQRYDSVYNGLKLIAGRCAEDDAYEAGGISVYIHDGARPCIDPDMLKRLRADVGNYGACVAAMPVKDTIKIADNAHFAVSTPDRNTLWMIQTPQVFDFRLIWGAYCSMLEDKPEQKHITDDAMLVERYTDKKVYMSEGSYRNIKVTTPEDIGIAELFLKK
- the tsaD gene encoding tRNA (adenosine(37)-N6)-threonylcarbamoyltransferase complex transferase subunit TsaD; this translates as MKKDDDIIITNTAQTFARSECHEDNITANDGDVLILAIESSCDETAASVVLNGRTVLSNVISSQIALHTLYGGVVPEIASRKHMEQINQVIELALQEADVTLDDITAIGVTYGPGLVGALLVGVAEAKAIAFAKHKPLVGVHHIEGHISANYIEHPELKPPFAALVVSGGHTHLVIVKDYGEYEIIGRTRDDAAGEAFDKVARAVGLGYPGGPKVDKLAKEGNPDAIAFPRAHVDGSEYDFSFSGIKSAVLNYINSCEMKGEEINRADLVASFQKAVVDALVSRAMHAVKEYNMDTLAIAGGVASNSALRAALQKECDKTGVKFYSPSPIFCTDNAAMIGAAAYYEYKKGVRHGWDLNAVPNLKLGERI
- a CDS encoding ribonuclease Z, giving the protein MLDVCLLGTSGMMPLPGRWLTSLMLRYNGSSLLIDCGEGTQVAVKEKGWSFKPIDILCITHFHADHISGLPGLLLTMGNADRTEPLTIIGPKGLTKVVNALRVIAPELPFEIRCIELENPQEHFELSGYIIDAFKVNHAVTCYGYSVSIARTGRFNVEQAVARGIPKSCWNRLQHGQTVESDGNVYTPDMVMGESRKGIKVTYCTDSRPVKAIAENASGADLFICEGMYGDNDKDGNARKYKHMTFSEAAKLAKEAGVKQMWLTHYSPSLVRPKEYIRSATDIFPATRAGKDGLSVELGFEQE
- the rimI gene encoding ribosomal protein S18-alanine N-acetyltransferase, which encodes MDWTIRQMEERDLDEVSAIEKSIFSIPWSRKSLQDAMNTPDNVYIVCETDGRIAGYCGMWTVLGEGNIVNVAVDEHYRKNGIARALMQELVKRGLEKNVNIFFLEVRAGNEAAKHLYETEGFHNIGVRKNFYEKPVEDAYVMSKIL
- the tsaB gene encoding tRNA (adenosine(37)-N6)-threonylcarbamoyltransferase complex dimerization subunit type 1 TsaB is translated as MRVLAIESSSVTASAAILTDNTVTAEYSTNFKQTHSQTLLPMIDSICTMTGTPVESIDLIAVSAGPGSFTGLRIGSATGKGIGLALGKPVVSVPTLEGLAMNVSGTDRIVCPIMDARRGNVYAGIYRFNYNDGGNLEIIMNQSLLAAQEVMEKLNQLGRPVVFAGDAVYMYRELIESALNIDAIIAADHNVMPRAASVAVRGVQLANMGLAADAAEHVPDYLRPSQAERERADRNEA
- the tsaE gene encoding tRNA (adenosine(37)-N6)-threonylcarbamoyltransferase complex ATPase subunit type 1 TsaE, whose amino-acid sequence is MIIESFSSEDTYNLGKKLAVGACPGQIYCLDGDLGVGKTVFTQGFAAGLGITEPVNSPTFTIVQEYNGGRLPFYHFDVYRIGDVTEMDEIGYEEYFFSDGVCLVEWGHLIAELLPQETIMITIEKVLDKGFDYRKITVRGLNEL
- a CDS encoding YcxB family protein, encoding MKVEFDINVKADDIMNYKFYHKYHSLSGWCEIILGLMMLGLGVYAVMHQDTMSLTFALLALLFGIVFIVVIPLQLVTHSKKAAASEQFAKPMHYLLDESGITVKMGEDEAHVEWKRVYRVKDTGRCILIYFTPTRANIIPKNEVTDKLADIRKVMTDGIGRYKVSIK
- a CDS encoding RNA-binding transcriptional accessory protein; protein product: MDINKKLAEELNVKVSQVEAAVGLIDEGCTIPFIARYRKEVTGSMNDEVLRNLDERLKYLRNLEDRKEAVISSIEEQGKLTDELKAQILQAETMVLVEDLYRPYKQKKRTRATIAKEKGLEPLADYIMEQNAAEPVEQNAAGYVNDDTVKSVKDAIDGAKDIIAERISDVADYRTYIRDITMKEGTLVTAAKDEKAESVYEMYYEFSEPLSRIAGHRVLAINRGEDEKFLTVKIEAPEDRILRYLEKKTLTGENEFTTPVITEAIADSYSRLIAPAIEREIRSSLTDDAQEGAIKVFGKNLHQLLMQPPIAGKVVLGWDPAFRTGCKLAVVDPTGKVLDTKVIYPTEPHNKVAEAKAELKRLIKKYGVSVISVGNGTASRESEQIIVDLIKELDDSVEYVITNEAGASVYSASKLATEEFPDFDVAQRSAVSIARRLQDPLAELVKIDPKSIGVGQYQHDMNQKKLGEALTGVVEDCVNQVGVDLNTASASLLEYISGISKTVAKNIVDYREKNGRFTNRKQLLKVAKLGPKAYEQCAGFMRIQGGDNPLDSTSVHPESYDAAAQLLKLLGYDVNAITSGELAQLHSKIDSMQEMAERLSVGEITLEDIVKELEKPGRDPRESMPKPILRKDVLDMKDLKPGMILKGTVRNVIDFGAFVDIGVHQDGLVHISQISNRRIEHPLDAVSVGDIVDVKVLDVDAAKARISLTMRIDENTDAFTGRPEAAKAAYAKADAAREQKRSGHKGSGNSKNGTRGRNNGRNGGNNNRSGSNGELDLSRLSKFFK
- a CDS encoding DUF4190 domain-containing protein, coding for MPIKRTGTEIKMDDYNYDENDNTINQQPQQTPPPMQQPQQPFYQMPPQMQPVPPRPKNGFATASLVFGILAAPGCMTVWFGIIFAVIAIVFAIISRINVGHFDGKATAGLTLGMIFLILSLLLFWMVLVMLQNPEFMEQMNSIMQQYQQEYSIPYDGTSGNTLHIMNIFR
- a CDS encoding aspartate kinase produces the protein MIKVVKFGGSSLASAEQFKKVGDIIKADADRRYVVPSAPGKRFKEDTKVTDMLYKCYALAEEGKPFDKELKEIKERYMEIIHGLKLKLSLDEEFTVIRKNFAAKAGKDYAASRGEYLNGIVMANYIGYEFIDAATVIFFDKNGAFDADKTQKVLSAKLAKTERAVIPGFYGAKPDASVKTFSRGGSDVTGSIVAKAASANVYENWTDVSGFLMADPRLIENPKGITIITYKELRELSYMGASVLHEDAIFPVRKEGIPINIRNTNAPEDAGTMIVENTCHNPEHIITGIAGKKDFVAINIEKDMMNSEIGFGRKVLQVFEENGISFEHMPSGIDTMTIVVHKDEFIDKEQKVLAELHRAVQPDSIDLEADIALIAVVGRGMRNNSGIASNILGALANAKINIKMIDQGSSELNIIIGVRNRYFEDAIRAIYDLFIQK